One genomic window of Deinococcus sp. QL22 includes the following:
- a CDS encoding carbohydrate ABC transporter permease: protein MTIQQTPPATTVPAANRPRFNGHIGKNLFWKVMAFALLCAISVAVLFPAAWMLSTALKADTQVYANPPIWIPDPLRFDNFAKAWSLAPFTRYAINTALYAFAVVVGTVLSSSLAAYGFAKLRFPGRNFLFAILLSTMMIPGMVTLIPQYILFSKLQWVGTYLPLVVPSFFAGAFFTFLLRQFFLGIPNEYSEAARVDGASDWWIWSRVIMPLSKPALATVAIFTFEGAWDSYVGPLLYLNDEKLYTLQVGLQFFRTATAVQWQYLMAAALLVMLPVIILFFSFQKYFVEGAAVSGGVKG, encoded by the coding sequence ATGACCATTCAACAAACCCCGCCTGCGACCACTGTGCCTGCGGCCAATCGGCCCCGCTTTAACGGCCACATCGGCAAAAACCTCTTCTGGAAAGTGATGGCGTTCGCGCTGCTGTGCGCCATCAGCGTGGCGGTGCTGTTTCCGGCGGCCTGGATGCTCTCCACCGCCCTGAAAGCCGACACGCAGGTGTATGCCAACCCGCCCATCTGGATTCCCGACCCGCTGCGCTTCGACAACTTTGCCAAAGCCTGGTCGCTGGCTCCCTTCACGCGCTACGCCATCAACACCGCTCTGTACGCTTTTGCTGTGGTGGTGGGCACGGTCTTGTCGTCGTCGCTGGCCGCTTACGGCTTTGCCAAGCTGCGGTTTCCGGGCCGCAATTTTCTGTTTGCCATCCTGCTTTCTACCATGATGATTCCCGGCATGGTGACCCTGATCCCGCAGTACATTCTGTTTTCAAAATTGCAGTGGGTCGGCACGTATCTGCCTCTGGTGGTGCCCAGCTTTTTTGCCGGAGCCTTCTTCACTTTTTTGTTGCGGCAATTTTTTCTGGGCATTCCCAACGAATATTCGGAAGCCGCCCGAGTCGATGGGGCCAGCGATTGGTGGATCTGGAGCCGGGTCATCATGCCGCTCTCCAAGCCCGCGCTGGCCACGGTGGCTATCTTTACCTTCGAGGGTGCGTGGGACAGTTACGTGGGTCCTCTGCTGTACCTGAACGACGAAAAGCTCTACACCCTGCAGGTGGGCCTGCAATTTTTCCGCACCGCCACCGCCGTTCAGTGGCAATACCTGATGGCCGCCGCGCTGCTGGTGATGTTGCCCGTGATCATCCTGTTTTTCTCCTTCCAGAAATACTTTGTGGAAGGGGCCGCCGTCAGCGGGGGCGTGAAAGGCTGA
- a CDS encoding glycoside hydrolase family 2 protein: MTDSVLPDSVLTETQEQDTSLETHPRPHLRRAWRSLDGWWDFAVDPAEDTDDVQFADRIRVPYAPQAPASGRTAGIGLTETTLWYRTVVHLSADEVPGLHERLLLHFGAVDWAAEVFIDGVFAGSHTGGYTPFTVNATRAARNSTFEVMVRAVDDHSDLALPRGKQDWRSEPHAIWYPPTSGIWRSVWLEKVPRQHIEALSWTPDLARFELTASVTLARPPRPGTRLRIELLDGDRVLADSDTLITGQRVTVSLRLPDPGVDDARNELLWTPDHPKLLDTRLTLTEEGRHTDSAAGYAALRSVDARGRRFLLNSIPFPLRMALYQGYWTDTGLTGDDERFQADLLLARQMGFNGLRLHQKIEDPRFLYWCDRLGLAVWVDLPSAYAFTPLSIERLTQTWLEVLRLYASHPSVVVWVPLNESWGLPDIPNEAAQQQAQHALYALTRTLDSTRLVSGSDGWEQLVTDLFTVHDYTQDSAVLLARYGSKPAIEENLWRLWPGGREQGLNGLTPGERPVILSEFGGTSWVPNGEEGWGYGVVRDGAALMERAEALLVAADQAILGKGIHGYCYTQLTDTYQELNGLTEMNRTPKVDVTRLSEAVRGEGRNAANPLWYSKRWLNRISPEGPVTGTQP; the protein is encoded by the coding sequence ATGACTGACTCCGTGCTGCCTGACTCTGTACTGACTGAGACGCAAGAACAGGACACCTCGCTTGAGACCCATCCCCGCCCGCATCTGCGCCGGGCCTGGCGCTCGCTGGACGGCTGGTGGGACTTCGCTGTTGATCCGGCAGAGGACACGGACGACGTGCAATTTGCAGACCGGATTCGCGTTCCTTACGCGCCCCAGGCTCCAGCCAGCGGGCGGACGGCGGGGATAGGTCTCACAGAAACTACGCTCTGGTACCGCACAGTGGTTCATCTGAGTGCCGACGAAGTGCCCGGCCTGCATGAACGGTTGCTGCTGCACTTTGGCGCGGTCGACTGGGCGGCGGAAGTCTTTATTGATGGCGTTTTTGCTGGAAGCCATACCGGGGGCTACACGCCGTTTACCGTCAACGCGACCCGCGCCGCCCGCAACAGCACCTTTGAAGTGATGGTGCGGGCCGTGGACGATCACTCGGATCTGGCCCTGCCGCGTGGCAAACAGGACTGGCGCTCCGAGCCGCACGCCATCTGGTATCCCCCCACCAGCGGCATCTGGCGCAGTGTGTGGCTGGAAAAAGTGCCCCGGCAGCACATCGAGGCGCTGAGCTGGACTCCCGATCTGGCCCGCTTTGAGCTCACCGCGTCGGTCACGCTGGCCCGCCCTCCTAGGCCTGGCACCCGCCTGAGGATCGAACTGCTGGACGGCGACCGCGTGCTGGCCGACAGCGACACCCTCATCACCGGCCAGCGGGTCACGGTGTCGCTGCGCCTGCCTGATCCGGGCGTGGACGATGCCCGCAATGAATTGCTGTGGACACCGGATCATCCCAAGCTGCTGGACACGCGGCTCACCCTGACCGAAGAGGGCCGACATACCGACAGCGCGGCGGGCTATGCGGCCCTGCGCTCGGTGGACGCTCGGGGCCGCCGCTTTCTGCTCAACAGCATTCCCTTTCCGCTGCGAATGGCGCTGTATCAGGGCTACTGGACCGACACAGGCCTGACGGGCGACGACGAACGCTTCCAGGCCGACCTGCTGCTGGCCCGCCAGATGGGTTTCAATGGCCTGCGCCTGCACCAGAAGATAGAAGACCCGCGCTTTTTGTACTGGTGTGACCGATTGGGCCTGGCGGTGTGGGTGGATCTGCCCAGTGCCTACGCCTTCACTCCGCTCAGCATCGAGCGGCTGACCCAGACCTGGCTGGAGGTGCTGCGGCTGTACGCTTCCCATCCGAGTGTGGTGGTGTGGGTGCCGTTGAACGAGTCGTGGGGGTTGCCCGATATTCCGAACGAGGCGGCGCAGCAACAGGCCCAGCACGCGCTTTACGCGCTGACCCGCACGCTGGACAGCACCCGTTTGGTCAGCGGCAGCGACGGCTGGGAGCAACTGGTGACCGACCTGTTTACCGTGCACGACTACACCCAGGATTCCGCCGTGCTGCTGGCGCGGTACGGCAGCAAACCCGCCATAGAGGAAAACCTGTGGCGGCTGTGGCCGGGGGGCCGCGAGCAGGGACTCAACGGCCTGACCCCCGGCGAGCGCCCCGTGATACTGAGCGAATTTGGCGGCACCTCGTGGGTTCCGAACGGCGAGGAAGGCTGGGGCTACGGCGTGGTGCGCGACGGGGCCGCCCTGATGGAGCGCGCCGAGGCATTGTTGGTCGCCGCCGACCAGGCAATTCTGGGCAAGGGCATTCATGGCTACTGCTACACCCAGCTCACCGACACCTATCAGGAACTCAACGGGCTGACGGAGATGAACCGCACCCCGAAAGTGGATGTGACGCGGCTGTCGGAGGCGGTGCGGGGAGAGGGGCGGAACGCCGCCAATCCGCTGTGGTACTCCAAACGCTGGCTGAACCGGATCAGCCCTGAGGGGCCAGTCACGGGGACGCAGCCATGA
- a CDS encoding ROK family protein, with protein sequence MNQRKVRTIRQGRNLPEVRADNLSVVVEAIQKLQPISRSELADATGLTAASITHMVNELEAFNLLVETPSSVRNIGRRPTLLTFNQNRGQVIGVEISRSGVQAIRSDFGGRTLARLERPFQPSSSVEKGLAVVREVIADIIDVQLPLLGIGVGVPGPVDSTAGIVIEPPNFGGWRNVALTASLSEHFGVPCWLDDDAKAAAFGERWYGAGRNEETLLYISLRSGVGAGLILGDRVYRGAHELAGEIGHTTIHVDGPLCECGNRGCLETLVSVPAIMQEARRLGLNARNPAELHQLALEGNLVAQNIKERVYLYLSAALVNAVNHYDPAVIVLGGQLVRSWPELTDTLAVKVKGRSFGYLSKDIRIIASSLGTDAVALGAVAIAIHNILRDLQGTLTTPAVTAQAAVNAAAVQSQKHTEINT encoded by the coding sequence ATGAATCAGCGCAAAGTGAGAACCATTCGGCAGGGCCGGAATTTGCCTGAGGTTCGGGCCGACAATCTGAGCGTGGTGGTCGAAGCCATTCAGAAACTTCAGCCGATTTCCCGGAGCGAGCTGGCCGACGCCACAGGCCTGACCGCCGCCTCGATCACGCACATGGTCAATGAGCTGGAGGCCTTTAACCTGCTGGTCGAAACGCCGTCCAGCGTGCGCAACATTGGCCGCCGCCCCACCCTGCTGACCTTCAATCAGAACCGGGGACAGGTCATCGGCGTCGAAATCTCGCGCTCTGGGGTACAGGCCATTCGCTCTGATTTTGGGGGCCGGACGCTGGCCCGCCTGGAACGGCCTTTTCAGCCTTCCTCGTCTGTGGAAAAGGGCCTGGCTGTGGTACGTGAAGTCATTGCGGACATCATTGATGTTCAGTTGCCGTTGCTGGGGATCGGCGTCGGCGTGCCCGGCCCCGTGGACAGTACGGCGGGCATCGTGATCGAACCTCCCAACTTCGGCGGATGGCGCAATGTAGCCCTGACGGCCAGCCTCAGCGAACATTTTGGCGTGCCGTGCTGGCTGGACGACGACGCCAAAGCCGCCGCCTTTGGAGAACGCTGGTACGGGGCGGGCCGGAACGAGGAAACCCTGCTGTACATCTCGCTGCGGTCGGGGGTGGGTGCGGGCCTGATTCTGGGTGACCGCGTGTACCGGGGCGCACACGAGCTGGCAGGCGAAATCGGCCACACCACCATTCATGTGGACGGTCCGCTGTGCGAGTGCGGGAACCGGGGCTGTCTGGAAACGCTGGTGAGTGTTCCGGCGATTATGCAGGAGGCGCGGCGCCTGGGCCTCAACGCCCGGAATCCGGCAGAGCTGCATCAACTGGCGCTGGAGGGCAATCTGGTCGCCCAGAACATCAAAGAACGGGTGTATCTGTACCTGTCGGCGGCACTGGTCAATGCGGTCAACCACTACGACCCCGCCGTGATCGTGCTAGGCGGCCAATTGGTGCGGTCCTGGCCCGAACTGACCGATACGCTGGCCGTCAAGGTCAAGGGGCGGTCGTTCGGCTACCTCTCCAAAGACATCCGGATTATTGCCAGCAGCCTGGGCACGGATGCCGTGGCGTTGGGGGCAGTGGCCATTGCCATCCACAACATTCTGCGCGACCTGCAGGGCACGCTGACCACCCCGGCGGTGACCGCACAGGCCGCCGTCAACGCCGCTGCCGTGCAGTCCCAGAAACACACAGAAATAAATACATAG